The following coding sequences lie in one Actinomyces capricornis genomic window:
- the fumC gene encoding class II fumarate hydratase, with amino-acid sequence MATDAKTPDQAVPTRTETDSMGAVEVASDRYWGAQTQRSLGNFDIGRETFVWGRPMIRALGVLKKSAALANAELGELPQDIADLIAAAGDEVISGALDEEFPLVVFQTGSGTQSNMNANEVISNRAIEMAGGEMGTKSPVHPNDHVNRGQSSNDTFPTAMHIAVVSELEAMYPRITQLRETLDAKAKAYNDVVMVGRTHLQDATPITLGQVFSGWVAQIDFALDGIRYADSRARELAIGGTAVGTGLNAHPRFGQLCAARISQETGIDFTQADNLFAALGAHDALVLVSGALRVLADALMKIANDVRWYASGPRNGIGELIIPENEPGSSIMPGKVNPTQCEAMTMVATKVFGNDATVGFAGSQGNFQLNVFKPVMAWCVLESIQLLGDACVSFDTNCAYGIEPNIERIEANLTTNLMQVTALNRHIGYDKASKIAKNAHHKGLSLRESALELGFVTAEDFDAWVVPADMTHPSAAQD; translated from the coding sequence ATGGCTACTGATGCAAAGACGCCCGACCAGGCCGTCCCCACCCGCACCGAGACCGACTCCATGGGCGCCGTCGAGGTCGCCTCCGACCGCTACTGGGGCGCCCAGACCCAGCGCTCCCTGGGCAACTTCGACATCGGGCGCGAGACCTTCGTATGGGGCAGGCCCATGATCAGGGCCCTGGGCGTGCTCAAGAAGTCCGCCGCCCTGGCCAATGCCGAGCTCGGCGAGCTGCCCCAGGACATCGCCGACCTCATCGCCGCCGCCGGCGACGAGGTCATCTCCGGGGCGCTCGACGAGGAGTTCCCCCTCGTGGTCTTCCAGACCGGCTCGGGCACCCAGTCCAACATGAACGCCAACGAGGTCATCTCCAACCGCGCCATCGAGATGGCCGGGGGCGAGATGGGCACCAAGTCCCCGGTCCACCCCAACGACCATGTCAACCGCGGCCAGTCCTCCAACGACACCTTCCCCACCGCCATGCACATCGCGGTGGTCAGCGAGCTGGAGGCCATGTACCCGCGCATCACCCAGCTGCGCGAGACCCTGGACGCCAAGGCCAAGGCTTACAACGACGTCGTCATGGTGGGGCGCACCCACCTCCAGGACGCCACCCCCATCACCCTGGGCCAGGTCTTCTCCGGGTGGGTCGCCCAGATCGACTTCGCCCTGGACGGCATCCGCTACGCCGACTCCCGTGCCCGCGAGCTGGCCATCGGCGGAACCGCCGTGGGCACCGGCCTCAACGCCCACCCGCGCTTCGGGCAGCTGTGCGCCGCGAGGATCAGCCAGGAGACGGGCATCGACTTCACTCAGGCCGACAACCTCTTCGCCGCCCTGGGGGCCCACGACGCCCTGGTCCTGGTCTCCGGCGCCCTGAGGGTCCTGGCCGATGCGCTGATGAAGATCGCCAACGATGTGCGCTGGTACGCCTCGGGGCCGCGCAACGGCATCGGCGAGCTCATCATCCCCGAGAACGAGCCGGGCTCCTCGATCATGCCCGGCAAGGTCAACCCCACCCAGTGCGAGGCCATGACCATGGTGGCCACCAAGGTCTTCGGCAATGACGCGACCGTCGGCTTCGCCGGCTCCCAGGGCAACTTCCAGCTCAACGTCTTCAAGCCGGTGATGGCCTGGTGCGTCCTGGAGTCCATCCAGCTGCTGGGCGACGCCTGCGTGTCCTTCGACACCAACTGCGCCTACGGCATCGAGCCCAACATCGAGCGCATCGAGGCCAACCTGACGACCAACCTCATGCAGGTCACGGCCCTCAACCGCCACATCGGCTACGACAAGGCCTCCAAGATCGCCAAGAACGCCCACCACAAGGGCCTGTCCCTGCGCGAGTCCGCCCTGGAGCTGGGCTTCGTGACCGCCGAGGACTTCGACGCCTGGGTGGTGCCGGCCGACATGACCCACCCCTCGGCGGCCCAGGACTGA
- a CDS encoding nitroreductase family protein, translated as MLNETAAPEPANPTLALLRERRSVRAFTGEHVPADDLHQILLATRQAPSSINAQGLSLVVVRDPQRIKAIAQIAGGQPQVAGADVVVVFVVDYHRTGLAAQWHGREQVAHRSAEGVLVGAVDAGIALATFQTAAHSLGYATTAIGGIRNDPAGLIELLGLPEHTFPVVATTLGVADPDRLPRVKPRMPLESYAMEERYDARAVEEGARAYDQALRAWWDEQGMEEMGTWSQETSRIYSTYYFPTVAATYQAQGLRFLDGPQGPEDPGSDGAPDSRAEA; from the coding sequence ATGCTCAACGAGACAGCCGCCCCCGAGCCCGCCAACCCCACCCTGGCCCTGCTGCGCGAGCGCCGCTCGGTACGGGCCTTCACCGGGGAGCACGTCCCCGCCGACGACCTCCACCAGATCCTCCTGGCCACCCGCCAGGCGCCCAGCTCGATCAACGCCCAGGGGCTGAGCCTGGTGGTCGTGCGCGATCCGCAGCGCATCAAGGCGATCGCGCAGATCGCCGGCGGCCAGCCGCAGGTGGCGGGGGCCGATGTCGTGGTGGTCTTCGTGGTCGACTACCACCGCACCGGCCTGGCCGCGCAGTGGCACGGGCGCGAGCAGGTCGCCCACCGCAGCGCCGAGGGGGTGCTCGTGGGCGCCGTCGACGCCGGCATCGCACTGGCGACCTTCCAGACCGCCGCTCACAGTCTGGGCTATGCCACGACGGCGATCGGCGGCATCCGCAATGACCCGGCCGGCCTCATTGAGCTCCTGGGCCTGCCCGAGCACACCTTCCCGGTGGTGGCCACCACCCTGGGCGTGGCCGATCCCGACAGGCTGCCCCGGGTCAAGCCCCGCATGCCGCTGGAGTCCTACGCCATGGAGGAGCGCTACGACGCCCGCGCCGTGGAGGAGGGCGCCCGCGCCTACGACCAGGCCCTGCGCGCCTGGTGGGATGAGCAGGGGATGGAGGAGATGGGCACCTGGTCCCAGGAGACCTCCCGGATCTACTCGACCTACTACTTCCCCACCGTGGCCGCCACCTACCAGGCTCAGGGCCTCCGCTTCCTCGACGGGCCGCAGGGGCCCGAGGATCCCGGCAGCGACGGTGCCCCCGACTCCCGCGCCGAGGCCTGA
- a CDS encoding VOC family protein, with protein MTRIDHAALWVQDLEAARDFYSQWFQGTAGERYHNPRTGLSTYFLVFGGGARLELMHRPDIVGPGGGDRPGWAHLSFRLADEAAVDALAARLGERGVAVVDGPRRTGDGYYELVLLDPEGNRVEVVADWT; from the coding sequence ATGACCCGTATCGACCACGCCGCGCTCTGGGTCCAGGACCTGGAGGCCGCCCGCGACTTCTACTCCCAGTGGTTCCAGGGGACCGCCGGCGAGCGCTACCACAACCCGCGCACCGGTCTGAGTACCTACTTCCTGGTCTTCGGGGGCGGCGCCCGCCTGGAGCTCATGCATCGGCCCGATATCGTGGGGCCCGGCGGAGGGGACCGGCCGGGATGGGCTCACCTGTCCTTCCGCCTCGCCGATGAGGCCGCCGTGGATGCGCTCGCCGCGCGCCTGGGGGAGCGCGGCGTCGCGGTGGTCGACGGGCCCCGGCGCACCGGCGACGGCTACTACGAGTTGGTGCTGCTGGACCCCGAGGGCAACCGCGTCGAGGTCGTCGCCGACTGGACCTGA
- a CDS encoding ABC transporter ATP-binding protein, with product MSSTIEFESVTKHYRDTKARGPAAVDSFSASIEAGTTTVLLGSSGCGKTTLMRMVNRMVEPTSGRILLDGKDVADGDAVSLRRSIGYVMQNAGLLPHQRVIDNITLVPRLLRQDRDRARRRAMELMDLLGLDPQLAARYPHQLSGGQAQRVGVARALAADPGVLLMDEPFGAVDPLVRRELQREMVRIQAELGKTILFVTHDVEEALTLGDEIILLREGAQIAQRGTGAQLLADPADDFVVRFLGLDDAQRRLRLEHCGHRSVVVDASGRAVGLLAQDGDAAPSGMRTTAASAPAGADSLRGAVGERS from the coding sequence ATGAGCAGCACCATCGAGTTCGAATCCGTCACCAAGCACTACCGTGACACCAAGGCCCGCGGGCCCGCAGCCGTTGATTCCTTCAGCGCCAGTATTGAGGCCGGAACCACCACTGTTCTCCTGGGCTCCTCCGGATGCGGGAAGACCACGCTCATGCGCATGGTCAACCGCATGGTCGAGCCCACCAGCGGGCGCATTCTGCTGGACGGCAAGGACGTCGCCGATGGCGATGCCGTCTCCCTGCGACGCTCCATCGGCTACGTCATGCAGAACGCGGGCCTTCTGCCGCACCAGCGCGTCATCGACAACATCACGCTCGTGCCGCGCCTGCTGCGCCAGGACCGCGACCGTGCCCGCCGGCGAGCCATGGAGCTCATGGACCTGCTGGGCCTGGACCCCCAGCTCGCCGCGCGCTACCCCCACCAGCTCTCCGGCGGGCAGGCCCAGCGCGTCGGGGTGGCCCGCGCCCTGGCCGCCGACCCCGGCGTGCTGCTCATGGACGAGCCCTTCGGCGCCGTCGACCCCCTCGTGCGCCGCGAGCTCCAGCGCGAGATGGTGCGCATCCAGGCCGAGCTGGGCAAGACCATCCTGTTCGTCACCCACGACGTCGAGGAGGCCCTGACCCTGGGCGATGAGATCATCCTGCTGCGCGAGGGCGCCCAGATCGCCCAGCGCGGCACCGGGGCCCAGCTGCTGGCCGACCCCGCCGACGACTTCGTCGTGCGCTTCCTGGGGCTCGACGACGCCCAGCGCCGTCTGCGCCTGGAGCACTGCGGCCACCGCAGCGTCGTCGTGGACGCCTCGGGTCGTGCCGTCGGCCTGCTGGCTCAGGACGGCGACGCTGCGCCGTCCGGCATGAGGACTACTGCCGCCAGTGCTCCTGCGGGAGCCGACAGCCTCAGGGGCGCCGTGGGGGAGCGGTCATGA
- a CDS encoding ABC transporter permease, producing the protein MSWVVANLPLIAEYLGAHLAQCLPAIAAALALSIPIARLAQGSRVLRAVLVSGSSLLYAIPSLALFVILPIILGTGIRDVLNVVVALTLYGLALLVPATADALDAIEPRALDAATAMGMGRMRRFLTVELPLAGPTILNGLRVVAVSTVSLTTVGAVLGVRSLGRLFTDGFQRGLTAEILTGLVLTLALALALDGLIILGGRLALPWTRRRSTSQSPADEPQREAPADGLAQAGSGAA; encoded by the coding sequence ATGAGCTGGGTGGTGGCCAACCTCCCCCTCATCGCCGAGTACCTCGGCGCGCACCTGGCCCAGTGCCTGCCGGCCATCGCCGCCGCCCTGGCCCTGTCGATCCCCATCGCCCGACTGGCCCAGGGCTCGCGGGTGCTGCGCGCCGTGCTGGTCTCGGGCTCCTCCCTGCTGTACGCCATCCCCTCCCTGGCGCTGTTCGTCATCCTGCCCATCATCCTGGGCACCGGCATCCGTGACGTCCTCAACGTCGTGGTCGCCCTGACCCTCTACGGCCTGGCGCTGCTGGTGCCCGCCACCGCCGACGCCCTGGACGCCATCGAGCCGCGCGCCCTGGACGCGGCCACGGCCATGGGCATGGGGCGCATGCGCCGCTTCCTGACCGTCGAGCTGCCCCTGGCCGGCCCCACCATCCTCAATGGGCTGAGGGTCGTGGCCGTCTCGACCGTCTCCCTGACCACGGTGGGCGCCGTCCTGGGCGTGCGCAGCCTGGGCCGCCTGTTCACCGACGGCTTCCAACGGGGCCTGACCGCCGAGATCCTCACCGGGCTGGTGCTGACCCTGGCCCTGGCCCTGGCCCTCGACGGCCTCATCATCCTGGGGGGCCGCCTGGCACTGCCCTGGACCCGCCGTCGCAGCACCTCGCAGTCCCCGGCCGATGAGCCGCAGCGGGAGGCCCCCGCCGATGGGCTCGCGCAGGCAGGGAGCGGGGCGGCATGA
- a CDS encoding ABC transporter permease — protein sequence MRFLLGALAYIADPAHWGGPMGIGTLTLQHVLYSLLGVGAAALIGVPAGWWVGHRGMGRGWVQALSGSVRALPTLGLITLFALALGIGLAAPLLAFAILALPSVLAGATNGIRAAAASAVDGARASGMSEAQILWRVEIPLGASLLLGGLRSASLQVISTATLAAYTGAGGLGRLMFLGLKTQNYTMMLAAALMVIALALASECAFALAQRVWTPAGSRHYRKDPA from the coding sequence ATGAGGTTCCTCCTGGGGGCCCTGGCCTATATCGCGGACCCCGCCCACTGGGGCGGCCCCATGGGCATCGGGACACTGACCCTCCAGCACGTGCTGTACTCCCTGCTGGGCGTGGGGGCCGCAGCCCTCATCGGCGTGCCCGCGGGCTGGTGGGTGGGCCACCGCGGCATGGGGCGCGGCTGGGTCCAGGCCCTGTCCGGCTCAGTGCGAGCCCTGCCCACCCTGGGCCTGATCACCCTGTTCGCCCTGGCCCTGGGCATCGGACTGGCCGCTCCCCTCCTGGCCTTCGCCATCCTGGCCCTGCCCAGCGTGCTGGCCGGGGCCACCAATGGCATCCGGGCGGCAGCGGCCAGTGCCGTCGACGGCGCCAGGGCCTCGGGGATGAGCGAGGCCCAGATCCTGTGGCGCGTCGAGATCCCCCTGGGCGCCTCCCTGCTCCTGGGCGGCCTGCGCTCGGCCAGCCTCCAGGTCATCTCCACCGCCACGCTGGCCGCCTACACCGGGGCCGGGGGACTGGGGCGCCTGATGTTCCTCGGCCTGAAGACACAGAACTACACGATGATGCTGGCCGCAGCGCTCATGGTCATCGCCCTGGCCCTGGCCTCCGAATGCGCCTTCGCCCTGGCGCAGCGGGTCTGGACCCCCGCAGGATCGCGCCACTACCGGAAGGACCCCGCATGA
- a CDS encoding ABC transporter substrate-binding protein: protein MSTPHPAPVTGPPAPGRRGLLALGGALALGAVAACSNRDPFAQEGGAVVAGQTIVVGSQQYYSNEIIAEIYAQALEHAGLEVQRQFQIGQREVYLPELESGMIQVLPEYGGNLLQYYDPQTTATGTDGIYDALLQALPASLTALTPAPATDQDSLVVTRATAQEHSLTTIGDLASLGRPISIAANSEFNTRPYGPQGLKRVYGVEAAVTPVEDSGGPLTVKAVTDGTVDVADIYSSDPAIAAKDLVILEDPEGLILPQNVTPVVAATLPALAVTAINRVSALLTTEELRALNARSTAEQIQAPTIARDWMAAQGLGS from the coding sequence ATGAGCACGCCCCACCCCGCACCAGTGACCGGGCCCCCGGCCCCTGGGCGCCGCGGCCTGCTGGCCCTGGGCGGAGCCCTGGCCCTGGGGGCCGTGGCCGCCTGCTCCAACCGCGACCCCTTCGCCCAGGAGGGCGGCGCCGTCGTGGCGGGCCAGACCATCGTCGTGGGCAGCCAGCAGTACTACTCCAACGAGATCATCGCCGAGATCTACGCCCAGGCGCTGGAGCACGCCGGGCTGGAGGTCCAGCGCCAGTTCCAGATCGGCCAGCGCGAGGTCTACCTGCCCGAGCTGGAGTCCGGCATGATCCAGGTCCTGCCCGAGTACGGCGGCAACCTGCTGCAGTACTACGACCCCCAGACCACTGCCACCGGAACCGACGGCATCTACGACGCCCTTCTCCAGGCCCTGCCCGCCTCCCTGACCGCCCTGACCCCGGCGCCGGCCACCGACCAGGACTCCCTGGTCGTCACCCGCGCCACCGCCCAGGAGCACTCCCTGACCACCATCGGGGACCTGGCCTCCCTGGGGCGCCCCATCAGCATCGCGGCCAACTCCGAGTTCAACACCCGGCCCTACGGGCCGCAGGGCCTCAAACGCGTCTACGGCGTCGAGGCCGCCGTCACCCCTGTGGAGGACTCGGGCGGGCCGCTGACGGTCAAGGCCGTCACCGACGGCACTGTCGATGTCGCCGACATCTACTCCTCCGATCCGGCCATCGCCGCCAAGGACCTGGTGATCCTGGAGGACCCCGAGGGGCTCATCCTGCCCCAGAACGTCACCCCCGTGGTGGCGGCCACCCTGCCGGCCCTGGCCGTCACGGCCATCAACCGGGTCTCGGCCCTGCTGACCACCGAGGAGCTCAGGGCCCTCAACGCCCGCTCCACCGCCGAGCAGATCCAGGCCCCCACCATCGCCCGTGACTGGATGGCGGCGCAGGGCCTGGGCTCATAG
- a CDS encoding MFS transporter: MPDPSHATPGAPSRSVLSDTRLRALLAVCLFTYVAQNMLNVSVAPLSRSLGLHEWVVGLAVSSAALTVTVLSQFWGRRSVAWGLRRVLIAALSLAVGAGCLFALAVALRAHGLLGTGLTAALIVVARGPLFGGAVAAIPPTGQALIAQITPDQASRVRGMSAFSGSVQLAIVLGSLASSALGAWSIYAPVHATPVAVVLALAIGWLWLPREEGGAAGGGRAHVPALPPRVSWRDRRVSPWVGSAFGLFFTSGMVQITAGFLVQDRLGLAPHRALGMTAVMLLANAAGATLTQLLLVPRLGWAPERLVRIGSTTALVALGALWAAPGLWLMAASTLLIGVGAGLLGPGFTAGGSLSVSAAEQGGIAGLLQATAASTWILAPVTATALYAWQPAAPFALSGAVLASSTAVAWIRLGPARHSPSRPGL, from the coding sequence GTGCCCGATCCCTCCCACGCCACGCCGGGCGCGCCGTCGCGCTCGGTCCTGTCCGATACCCGCCTGCGCGCCCTGCTGGCCGTCTGCCTGTTCACCTATGTGGCGCAGAACATGCTCAACGTCTCGGTGGCGCCCCTGTCCCGCAGCCTGGGGCTGCACGAGTGGGTGGTGGGCCTGGCCGTCTCCAGCGCTGCCCTGACGGTCACGGTGCTCAGCCAGTTCTGGGGGCGCCGCTCGGTGGCCTGGGGGCTCCGTCGGGTCCTCATCGCGGCCCTGAGCCTGGCGGTGGGGGCGGGATGCCTCTTCGCCCTGGCAGTGGCCCTGCGCGCCCACGGCCTGCTGGGCACCGGGCTGACCGCCGCGCTCATCGTCGTGGCGCGCGGCCCCCTCTTCGGTGGGGCGGTGGCGGCGATACCGCCCACGGGCCAGGCGCTCATCGCCCAGATCACCCCGGATCAGGCCTCCCGGGTGCGGGGCATGTCGGCCTTCTCCGGCAGCGTGCAGCTGGCGATCGTCCTGGGCTCGCTGGCCTCCTCGGCGCTGGGGGCCTGGTCGATCTACGCCCCCGTCCACGCCACGCCCGTGGCCGTGGTCCTGGCCCTGGCCATCGGCTGGCTCTGGCTCCCGCGGGAGGAGGGCGGGGCCGCGGGCGGCGGGCGGGCGCACGTCCCGGCGCTGCCGCCGCGGGTCTCCTGGCGCGATCGGCGGGTGAGCCCCTGGGTCGGCTCGGCCTTCGGCCTGTTCTTCACCTCCGGCATGGTTCAGATCACGGCGGGCTTCCTGGTCCAGGACCGCCTGGGCCTGGCCCCGCACCGGGCTCTGGGCATGACGGCGGTGATGCTGCTGGCCAATGCCGCGGGGGCGACCCTCACCCAGCTCCTCCTCGTTCCCCGCCTGGGGTGGGCGCCTGAGCGTCTGGTGCGCATCGGCAGCACGACGGCGCTGGTGGCGCTGGGCGCCCTGTGGGCCGCGCCGGGCCTGTGGCTCATGGCGGCCTCCACCCTGCTCATCGGGGTGGGGGCCGGGCTCCTGGGCCCGGGCTTCACCGCCGGGGGCTCGCTGTCTGTCAGTGCCGCCGAGCAGGGCGGTATTGCCGGCCTGCTCCAGGCCACGGCGGCCTCGACCTGGATCCTCGCCCCGGTGACCGCCACCGCCCTGTACGCCTGGCAGCCCGCAGCGCCCTTCGCCCTGTCGGGCGCGGTCCTGGCCTCCTCCACGGCCGTGGCCTGGATCCGCCTGGGGCCGGCCCGGCACAGCCCCTCTCGTCCCGGCCTATGA